TAGTTTCTAAATGGATAGGTATTTAAGCTTGCTATGCTCATGGTTGTTTGTTTTTTACCCCCGTGTTTCAATCCTAGTTTCTAAATGGATAGGTATTTAAGTGTATTGTTAGGTATTGCTCTAGCTATTGGAAGTGAGTTTCAATCCTAGTTTCTAAATGGATAGGTATTTAAGATCCTACCACAGGGTCTATACTCAAAGGTGTAGATGGTTTCAATCCTAGTTTCTAAATGGATAGGTATTTAAGCGTTTACCGCTTTTCTGTCTGAAAATCCATTTATAGGTTTCAATCCTAGTTTCTAAATGGATAGGTATTTAAGATTTGGATTCATTAAATTATAGCGTATACCATAATGGGTTTCAATCCTAGTTTCTAAATGGATAGGTATTTAAGTTGGGGTCAAATAGAGGAAATGGCCAAAACTGCTCGTTTCAATCCTAGTTTCTAAATGGATAGGTATTTAAGTGTATTTCCATTACTAATCATATGTCCTTCGTCAACGTTTCAATCCTAGTTTCTAAATGGATAGGTATTTAAGCGCTTGTGTCCCAAGAGGTAGAAAGGCTTCAAGCCAGTTTCAATCCTAGTTTCTAAATGGATAGGTATTTAAGTTTCGGAAAAGACCTTCTCTCCGGTTTCAATCTCAGTTTCAATCCTAGTTTCTAAATGGATAGGTATTTAAGTTTGACCTTGTTCACCGCAATTGCCAAGGCATCAGCGTTTCAATCCTAGTTTCTAAATGGATAGGTATTTAAGATTAATCCTGTTTTCATGGTATGCTCTCTATTAAATGTTTCAATCCTAGTTTCTAAATGGATAGGTATTTAAGAAAAATGTTCTTGATTACCAAAAAGACCAGGGTCATGTTTCAATCCTAGTTTCTAAATGGATAGGTATTTAAGCGTTTACCGCTTTTCTGTCTGAAAATCCATTTATAGGTTTCAATCCTAGTTTCTAAATGGATAGGTATTTAAGCACGCCAGAGGAACGTCTAAAGATATTCGAGGGGGTGTTTCAATCCTAGTTTCTAAATGGATAGGTATTTAAGATCCACCCGGATACCTTTTCGTTGACATTCATACCTGTTTCAATCCTAGTTTCTAAATGGATAGGTATTTAAGAAGCTAAAGGTAATACGTTTTGTCTACGACCAATTAAGTTTCAATCCTAGTTTCTAAATGGATAGGTATTTAAGAAGGCCGCGTACAATCTTAAGGTAATGGCCTACAAGTTTCAATCCTAGTTTCTAAATGGATAGGTATTTAAGCGGCATTCAGGAAGCTATTGGTATGATCGATAGAATGTTTCAATCCTAGTTTCTAAATGGATAGGTATTTAAGCTTAAAAATATGATGCAGAAATTAATTTGCTTTTTGTTTCAATCCTAGTTTCTAAATGGATAGGTATTTAAGCTTCAATACGTGCGTTCACATATTCCTCAGTCTCCTGTTTCAATCCTAGTTTCTAAATGGATAGGTATTTAAGTAGTGTATGCCTATGAAGTTCTGCTGCGTATATTTGTTTCAATCCTAGTTTCTAAATGGATAGGTATTTAAGCCAAACCTTCGTAGTTGTTTCTTTCATCTTTGCCTTGTTTCAATCCTAGTTTCTAAATGGATAGGTATTTAAGCAACTCCTCGGTTGTTGGCTCTGCCGAATCGATTATGTTTCAATCCTAGTTTCTAAATGGATAGGTATTTAAGAGTGACCTATTCGGAGGGGGATTTCAAAGCCTTACTGTTTCAATCCTAGTTTCTAAATGGATAGGTATTTAAGCCGGTTATTTCAAAGACATCAGAAGAAGCTTTTTCGTTTCAATCCTAGTTTCTAAATGGATAGGTATTTAAGTTCAAAAGCACGATTGTAAAGTAAGTTTATTCTCGTGTTTCAATCCTAGTTTCTAAATGGATAGGTATTTAAGCGTTAGGGTACGCAGCCTGCAAGACCTGAAGGGAAAGTTTCAATCCTAGTTTCTAAATGGATAGGTATTTAAGCAAAACAAAGCATAGCGTTTCAGAAAAAGTTTTTAGTTTCAATCCTAGTTTCTAAATGGATAGGTATTTAAGCTTTTTATGCTCGTCGGGTATTATGACCCTTTCGCTGTTTCAATCCTAGTTTCTAAATGGATAGGTATTTAAGCACCAGATGAATGGTGTAATAAGTTTATCGATTACTGTTTCAATCCTAGTTTCTAAATGGATAGGTATTTAAGCTTTATAGAGAATACAAAAGGTGATCTAGTTATAACGTTTCAATCCTAGTTTCTAAATGGATAGGTATTTAAGATGATAGTGGTAGACCCCACGACCGTAGCTGCTTTGTTTCAATCCTAGTTTCTAAATGGATAGGTATTTAAGACGTATGTCCATAATTAGCGTCAGCCATTCCATCAAGTTTCAATCCTAGTTTCTAAATGGATAGGTATTTAAGAATTTGGAAAAAACTGGATATAGCCACAGGATGTGGGTTTCAATCCTAGTTTCTAAATGGATAGGTATTTAAGGGAGATTGTTAAAATCAAGAACATTGGAGATAATAAGTTTCAATCCTAGTTTCTAAATGGATAGGTATTTAAGATCTCCAATGCCACTTTTAAGTTATGGGCTTTCGTTGTTTCAATCCTAGTTTCTAAATGGATAGGTATTTAAGCGTAGTGTATGCCTATGAAGTTCTGCTGCGTATACTTGTTTCAATCCTAGTTTCTAAATGGATAGGTATTTAAGCGTAGATGCGGATGGTAACGTTGTGTTCGGGCGTAAGTTTCAATCCTAGTTTCTAAATGGATAGGTATTTAAGAGGATGTGGTAAATTTTTTATCAATGATATCCTTCGTTTCAATCCTAGTTTCTAAATGGATAGGTATTTAAGAACGTCATATTTATAGGTGTCGGTTCTTGTAATGAGTTTCAATCCTAGTTTCTAAATGGATAGGTATTTAAGATAAACGAATCTTTTTGAAAAAGAATCGTTCTGTTTGTTTCAATCCTAGTTTCTAAATGGATAGGTATTTAAGCCGAAAATTGAGTTATAATTTCTTAATCCAAAAACATGTTTCAATCCTAGTTTCTAAATGGATAGGTATTTAAGATAGACTATTTTAAGCGCATTAAGCCAGCCGGCACGTTTCAATCCTAGTTTCTAAATGGATAGGTATTTAAGTCTTTGTACCGTTAGATAAGGTACTTACCGCATTGATGTTTCAATCCTAGTTTCTAAATGGATAGGTATTTAAGAACAATATCCCGTTTTTGATTTACTTTTAAGAGCCTGTTTCAATCCTAGTTTCTAAATGGATAGGTATTTAAGCCGATATGAGCCCTAAATACAATGTTTACAGTAACTTCAAACGTTTTTTCAACTTTTTCTTTCCTGTTTTTCAATACGTCAAAGAACGCTTCATATGGGTTTTTTGGGTAATTTCCGTATTGGCAACCGCCCGTTATTGTTGACATAAGCATTATTTTTCAAAAAGATGAATATAAATTAATACCCGGAAAACCTACTTTGTACAGATATTCCGATACGTACAATTTAAGCATCTTTTTTTAAATTTTGTTGCCTTTGGAAATTTGTTTCCGTCTATTATTTTAAGCATTTCCCCAGTGCTTTGCCTTACTTTACTCTTAGCATTTTCATCTATAGGAACCTCCACCAATTTGTTCCTACTTCTGGTATACACCAAGAAACCCTTATTGACCGGTTTGTTGTAGGTGTCCTCGATTAAAATCGCATAGCAATAGAGCTGTTGGGCATAGGTTTCAAAAATACGGTCTTTCCAAAGAGCGAACTTATAATCCAAGGGAGCGTAACTACCATCTTCCAGTTCCAACACTTCATCCACCTTGCCCCTTAAATAATCATTGCCCAAATACATATCCGTCCATTTGCGGGTCACGCCAATTTTTTTGCGCAGATACTCTTTGTTGCGTTCCAATTTTTCATCATGGATTTCCCTACCTCGTTCTACCTTAAAGTATTTAACCTCATTCTGCGGTATTCGTAGCACATATTCAAAATAGGTATACCGTGGACAATACAGGTATTCAATGATCTGGGAGGGGTAGAAGCTTTGCATTACCCTAAAAGAATAATGCTTTTACCTCGTCCGTCACCAGTTTTTCATCAAATGCCTGTCCCAACATACTGCATTCCTTCAATTGTTCTTTGTTCATTCTAAACAGATATACTTTGTCCGTTTCCTCATTGATGACTTTGTTGATCTGAAGTTCCAAACTGTCCTTTTCATTGGCGTTCAACGTGCCTAAAAAGCAGGAATATTGAACCCGATACAGTCCAGCATGCTTGCATGCTTTTGAAACATAGCTGCGAGCCGAATTATTCTTTATATCGTATAAAACCCAAGTAATCATTCTTTTTCAATTAAACTGTTCGCGAATCTGTGTGCTTCCAATTGGGTTGCATTAAGTCTAGTCTGTAACCTCCCTTTATATTTGATTCTGTCATTATCAAGGTATTCTAAGTATTCTGGTACAAAAAAGGCCTTTCCATCTTGGTTTAAACTTACGCCGCCGGTGAAGTTATCAAAATAGGATTTGTTCATTTTTTTGGAGGTAAACATTTTGAACACAAACCGCTCGCCATAAATACGATAGGGTTCAATAAAATCGTAAACCAAGCTTTTAGAGTTGTAATCGTCCCTATGCATAAAGCCCACAAAAGGATCTAGACCCGCCAACATCAGGGCCCTTTCTATACGGCTATAAAGTATACCATATGCATAATTGAGAAGTGCGTTGAATTCATCCTGTGCCGGCCTAAAACTACGCCCTTTAAATTGATAGGTATTTGGAATACAGGTAGACAAGGCCTCAAAATAATGTCTCCCTGCCGAACCTTCCCAGCCGCGGAAACTTTCTGCAACGGAGCTGACATCTGGGCCATCTGTTTCCAGAATCTTTTTTCTGAATTCCAAAATCGCCGCACATTTTTCGTCCAAGTAGGCATGTTGCAGTTTTCTATGTTTTTTTAGACCGTTCAGGAAATCTGCCTGATTTTCCAATTTTTTGGCCAACCAACTTTTTACCCAGATAAGCCCTGTTTCATTTAATGAGGCCACCAATTGCTGCTTTCGGATTTTGGTGGTACTGCCCAATTTGCTATGCCAAAACCTGCCCATGGGGTGCCCGTTGTTTTCAACGATGACGATATCTATATTATGCTTTAAGGCCAGGGCTATGGCGTCCGTGGTAAGGGCGGCCCCTTTGGAAACGATAAAAGAAGTTACCTTGTGTGCGGCAATATGGTTTACCTTAAAGGGTTGTTTTTTATCCTCGCGTACCTTTATCTCGAACATGTCGTCCATTACATGTAAATAGGTGCCGTATGTATTTATGAAAATCTGCATCAGCTGGCCATTATGGTTCCAAAGCCCCTACTTACCGATTTGCCAAGGCCAATCTCCGAAGGAAGCTTTGCATTTACAATAAAGGAACCCGTAAAAGCGACCATTTTGTTCTCTTTGAACAAGGTGCTTTTTTCCTGAAGGTTCACCTTGGCCATCAAACGCTCATTTTCGTCGAGTTCTATGTTCGTATTCCTAAAAAAGCTAAGGATGTGGCCCACAAGGATGGCATTGAGCATGGCCTCCTTTTCGGTTTTGGTTTTAAAATTTTGGTATTTGGGATAATTTTTTTGATTGAGGGCCATCCAGAGGGTGGCAAAGGAGTATTCCTGTAATTGGTTGCTATACCCTGTTTCCTCATTTTTCAGTTCGATATTTTTGCTGCTGATGGAATATTTTTTGCCCGAAATGTCCAGTTCCTTTATTTTCAGGAACAGTTTGGGCAACAGTTCTGCCCCTTCGTCGATTCCTACAAGCATAGGTGTATTTTGTAGTACTTTATATTGTATGGTGGGGTATTTATACCGAAAGCTACCATCGTCATAATGGTTGTGCAACATAGGGGAATGTTCTTTGAAAAGCGTACCAAAATACCCCCGTAGTTTATGGGCATCCCGGGTCTGTAATTTAATTTCCGGGAATTTGATACGACAAATCTGTAGTTGTTTGGTGGTAGTTGCTGTGGTCATATTCCTTGTTTTAGTGGATGTTTAACGGTTGTTCTATAGCCGACTAGAAAAGTTCATATTCATTGGATTCCCAATTTTCTGAGTTAAAAAGGGCCTCTAAATTTTGATTTATTTCTTCTATGACGACTTCATTTTCAGCGTAAACCTCACCGGGCTCAAGGCCATACCATGTACTGATTTCTTTGTGTTCCAGGTGTTTCTTGTTTTTAATAACCTCCAAAAAATTAGCATAGCCCCATGGTCCGCCCACATCCTCCGGCGGGCATTTACCCACAGCATCCATGCAATTGGGTATTCGTGTAAAAGCGTCAATCTCTTTTTGGGTCGTTTTTAAAAAGGATATCTTGTGCCACCAATCGTCCCCAAAGTCATAATTGTACCAAAAAGATTTAGCCCCATTTTCAAACAAGAAGCTGTCCTTTAACAAGACTTCATGGGCTTTCAATTTCTCGGGGCCTCCAAAGTCATCAAAGTCGTCCGGTATACCTACACGCATTGTTGCACGGCCTTTGGCATCGCTGAATTCGAAAAGATGGGCGTTCAACCAGCCAAAGGATTCCTGGATGATAAAATGTAATTGCAGCATGGTACAATCTTCTGGCACCAATAGCTTGCGCTGGCATTTGTGGGGCAGGTCCTGTAGGGCGATTTTTAGTTTGAGGGGGTGTTTCATGGTTTGCTTTTGATTTAAATTTAAAAGGTAAACACACTATTTTCTTGTATTAATGTACGATTATACCCTGTTTCATTAATATATCTTGAGTCAATATCTTCTTTTGAAACAAGTAAGATGTTTTCTTCATATTCATTTATTGTTTCCAAATCTTCACACAGATATTTTGGAACAGAAATTATGTGCTGCTGGAATTTTAGTTTCCAACCTTTATTGAATTCTTCCCTGCTTATTTCATTCGTAATCTTCTGGAGATACTTCTCTAAAACTTCGGAAGCATCTTCATCTATCTCTATGAAAACGGCGGCGTATCGATCAGATTCTTCAATAATGCGAAAGGCTGAGACGGGAAGTTCGCCTTTTTCGTCAGAATCATATTTTAATGTTTTCATAGAATTGAAATAAGTGCGCGCGTCTGCAAAGGAGCTTTTTTCAGAAATCCCATCAAAATAGGCTGTAATCAACTCTAAATACTCTTTTTCGTAGAAGCAAGTTTTTTGCTCCAGTGACTTTTTTGCCTGAATATATGTTAATCGGCCATAAACCATCGTTGTTGCCTTAGCGTCAAAATCTATAATATAAAGTGGGGAATGTATTTTTTCAACAGTATTATTTCTGTTGATTCTACCCGCGACCTGAATTATGGAATCAATTGGGCCAATATCCCTGAAGCCCATGTCAAAATCCAAATCAACTCCTGCTTCAACCACTTGGGTTGCTATTAAAATAGGAGCTTGATGTTCTTGAATATCGTCTTTGATATCTTGAATTCGTTTAAGGCGATGGGCAGGAATTATATTGGTCGATAAATAATAAATCGGGTTTTCTAGATTGTTTTCTTCTAGATAATTTCTAATAATATCAAAAACTTCAATAGAACGTTTAACAGTATTGCAAACAATCAAACAAGATTTTTCAGCATTCCATTTATCGGCAAAAATGGAATACACAAATTCGTGTGTCCTGTTTTCTTTTTCTTGCTTTAAGTTATATAATAATGGATTTATTGAAGTGCGTTTAAAAACCTCAAATACTTCTTCATAATTGGCAAGTAATTCTTTTGGCTCTACCTTTTCTCCTTCCAGGTTTAAAATCTCTTGTTGTGCTAGCTCAAAAATTTTAGGACGTGTAGCCGTCATCAAAATAATACGTGATTTTAAAAATTTTGATAGATAAAACAAAGCAGTTCCCAGTAGGGGCATTTGATCCAAGCGTAAGGTCTGTACTTCATCGAGGATGATGATGGAATT
This genomic window from Maribacter sp. MJ134 contains:
- the cas4 gene encoding CRISPR-associated protein Cas4; translation: MQSFYPSQIIEYLYCPRYTYFEYVLRIPQNEVKYFKVERGREIHDEKLERNKEYLRKKIGVTRKWTDMYLGNDYLRGKVDEVLELEDGSYAPLDYKFALWKDRIFETYAQQLYCYAILIEDTYNKPVNKGFLVYTRSRNKLVEVPIDENAKSKVRQSTGEMLKIIDGNKFPKATKFKKRCLNCTYRNICTK
- the cas2 gene encoding CRISPR-associated endonuclease Cas2; this translates as MITWVLYDIKNNSARSYVSKACKHAGLYRVQYSCFLGTLNANEKDSLELQINKVINEETDKVYLFRMNKEQLKECSMLGQAFDEKLVTDEVKALFF
- the cas1 gene encoding CRISPR-associated endonuclease Cas1 translates to MQIFINTYGTYLHVMDDMFEIKVREDKKQPFKVNHIAAHKVTSFIVSKGAALTTDAIALALKHNIDIVIVENNGHPMGRFWHSKLGSTTKIRKQQLVASLNETGLIWVKSWLAKKLENQADFLNGLKKHRKLQHAYLDEKCAAILEFRKKILETDGPDVSSVAESFRGWEGSAGRHYFEALSTCIPNTYQFKGRSFRPAQDEFNALLNYAYGILYSRIERALMLAGLDPFVGFMHRDDYNSKSLVYDFIEPYRIYGERFVFKMFTSKKMNKSYFDNFTGGVSLNQDGKAFFVPEYLEYLDNDRIKYKGRLQTRLNATQLEAHRFANSLIEKE
- a CDS encoding CRISPR-associated endonuclease Cas6, whose product is MTTATTTKQLQICRIKFPEIKLQTRDAHKLRGYFGTLFKEHSPMLHNHYDDGSFRYKYPTIQYKVLQNTPMLVGIDEGAELLPKLFLKIKELDISGKKYSISSKNIELKNEETGYSNQLQEYSFATLWMALNQKNYPKYQNFKTKTEKEAMLNAILVGHILSFFRNTNIELDENERLMAKVNLQEKSTLFKENKMVAFTGSFIVNAKLPSEIGLGKSVSRGFGTIMAS
- a CDS encoding plasmid pRiA4b ORF-3 family protein, which produces MKHPLKLKIALQDLPHKCQRKLLVPEDCTMLQLHFIIQESFGWLNAHLFEFSDAKGRATMRVGIPDDFDDFGGPEKLKAHEVLLKDSFLFENGAKSFWYNYDFGDDWWHKISFLKTTQKEIDAFTRIPNCMDAVGKCPPEDVGGPWGYANFLEVIKNKKHLEHKEISTWYGLEPGEVYAENEVVIEEINQNLEALFNSENWESNEYELF
- the cas3 gene encoding CRISPR-associated helicase Cas3', with translation MNYYSHSKLNDHEITEGSKELRVHVNGVKEKALFHFSEGLSLGYKDDELKEMITVVVDFHDLGKYTSYFQNYLLNKEPIDFKLKQHARLGGFVAYNYLEKDDEKKALLALYLIFLHHSPLIDILQIPSKLDDDLKRIINKQKEDLIQNFPIIEKDFEIERLQDLVYYTEETKLRKGFRYWGKKYACIQDYFLINYLFSLLIEGDKLDASNTVAYQLKPIKPSSVDDRFGIPDFQEKNLTELGNNELRNYCRAVVISNLEQSNILEHFIFTLTAPTGIGKTMTALDFALKLKDKIKYNSGVEARIIYALPFINIIEQALSEYDKVLQTQNINILGHYQYADVFGKNDQKENVDGAEKGYDQKLMALDTWQADVVITSFVQFFETLIGNRNKLLKKFNHFANSIIILDEVQTLRLDQMPLLGTALFYLSKFLKSRIILMTATRPKIFELAQQEILNLEGEKVEPKELLANYEEVFEVFKRTSINPLLYNLKQEKENRTHEFVYSIFADKWNAEKSCLIVCNTVKRSIEVFDIIRNYLEENNLENPIYYLSTNIIPAHRLKRIQDIKDDIQEHQAPILIATQVVEAGVDLDFDMGFRDIGPIDSIIQVAGRINRNNTVEKIHSPLYIIDFDAKATTMVYGRLTYIQAKKSLEQKTCFYEKEYLELITAYFDGISEKSSFADARTYFNSMKTLKYDSDEKGELPVSAFRIIEESDRYAAVFIEIDEDASEVLEKYLQKITNEISREEFNKGWKLKFQQHIISVPKYLCEDLETINEYEENILLVSKEDIDSRYINETGYNRTLIQENSVFTF